One Coprothermobacter sp. genomic window carries:
- a CDS encoding ferredoxin, whose amino-acid sequence MPEKKAFKITHNRKWCKDCGICVAVCPKKVYEIDRSDQHAIVNPQDCIGCQMCVEHCPDFALTVEEVKDE is encoded by the coding sequence ATGCCAGAGAAAAAAGCATTCAAGATCACGCACAACCGTAAGTGGTGCAAGGACTGCGGCATCTGCGTCGCCGTGTGCCCGAAGAAGGTCTATGAGATAGACCGGAGTGACCAGCACGCGATCGTCAACCCGCAGGACTGCATCGGCTGTCAGATGTGTGTCGAGCACTGTCCCGACTTCGCGCTCACGGTGGAGGAGGTCAAGGATGAGTGA
- a CDS encoding succinyl-CoA--3-ketoacid-CoA transferase, which produces MACDKYRSIEDAIAMVKPGSRVMVGSFGLAGYPEELIEALSASGTGELTIISNDLGTPGVGLGKLLTNNQIRSLIGTYYNWNPEVAAAYNEGRISVKLVPQGTFAEAIRAAGVGIPAFFTPTGAGTELAAGKETRAFAERACILEESIHADVALIKAYKADELGNLVYYKTARNFNPVMAMAADTVIAEVEEIVPVGSLDPECIVTPHMFVDVLTMRKS; this is translated from the coding sequence ATGGCTTGTGACAAGTACAGAAGCATCGAGGACGCAATTGCCATGGTCAAGCCGGGGTCGCGCGTCATGGTCGGGAGTTTTGGCCTGGCCGGATATCCCGAGGAGTTGATCGAGGCCCTTTCAGCAAGTGGAACGGGAGAGCTGACGATCATCAGCAACGACCTGGGCACGCCCGGCGTTGGTCTTGGCAAACTGCTCACCAACAACCAGATCCGGTCGTTGATCGGCACCTACTACAACTGGAATCCAGAGGTGGCGGCCGCCTACAATGAAGGCCGGATCAGCGTGAAGCTGGTCCCCCAGGGGACATTCGCAGAAGCGATCAGAGCCGCCGGCGTGGGCATCCCGGCCTTCTTCACGCCGACCGGAGCGGGGACAGAACTCGCGGCAGGCAAGGAGACCAGAGCATTCGCCGAGAGGGCGTGTATCCTGGAAGAATCCATCCATGCCGACGTGGCGCTCATCAAGGCCTACAAGGCCGACGAGCTGGGCAACCTCGTCTACTACAAGACTGCCCGCAACTTCAATCCCGTCATGGCGATGGCGGCAGACACCGTCATAGCCGAGGTCGAAGAGATCGTCCCCGTGGGGTCCCTGGACCCCGAGTGTATCGTCACGCCCCACATGTTTGTGGACGTGCTGACGATGAGGAAGAGCTGA
- a CDS encoding sulfite oxidase-like oxidoreductase, translated as MGVFQHRPSGGSGFAPRPSRPRVPPNQSVTTSFYTLTAEQVPLVDVNNFVFRFWGEVRQPTEMTWQQLMAVKHTTLTADFHCVTGWSMLATEWGGALVRDVLEAAHVELSASARFVMAYCVTEFTTNLPIEALVADDTMLVWKWKGLPLTAPHGGPLRLLVPSLYAWKDAKWVSGFEFLAEDRPGFWESRGYHMHGDPWKEERYG; from the coding sequence ATGGGCGTCTTCCAGCATAGACCTTCAGGTGGTTCAGGATTCGCTCCTCGGCCGAGTCGGCCCCGCGTTCCCCCCAACCAGTCGGTCACGACATCGTTCTACACCCTGACGGCCGAGCAGGTGCCGTTGGTGGACGTGAACAACTTCGTGTTCAGGTTCTGGGGCGAGGTGCGGCAGCCGACCGAGATGACGTGGCAGCAGCTCATGGCAGTGAAGCATACGACCCTGACGGCCGACTTCCATTGTGTCACCGGATGGTCGATGCTGGCAACCGAGTGGGGTGGAGCGCTGGTGCGTGATGTCCTTGAGGCAGCGCACGTCGAGTTGTCCGCGTCGGCTCGATTTGTCATGGCTTACTGTGTGACGGAGTTCACGACGAATCTTCCGATCGAGGCCCTGGTCGCGGACGACACGATGCTGGTCTGGAAATGGAAAGGGCTTCCCCTCACTGCCCCGCATGGCGGACCCCTCCGGCTTCTCGTGCCGTCGCTGTACGCCTGGAAGGACGCCAAGTGGGTATCCGGCTTCGAGTTCCTTGCGGAGGATCGGCCCGGGTTCTGGGAATCGCGTGGCTATCATATGCATGGGGACCCGTGGAAGGAAGAGCGCTACGGCTGA
- a CDS encoding succinyl-CoA--3-ketoacid-CoA transferase yields the protein MQAISEQQAKERIASVIARYFDGRAQNGRLFINLGVGIPTMVANYVTSPNIYVQAENGMLGVGCAAPEGQMDHDLINAGRTCVTETPGCVYLDSAASFGMIRGGHVDATVIGAFEVDQKGNIANWIIPNGKQLGVGGAMDLVTGAREVVIAMQHTSKNGKPKLVKECTLPITGIGEADMVVTEYAVFVFDKGRLILKEMAPEITLDELREITDADFDL from the coding sequence ATGCAGGCGATATCGGAACAACAGGCAAAAGAACGGATAGCTTCCGTGATCGCGCGCTACTTCGACGGGAGAGCCCAGAATGGGAGGCTCTTCATCAACCTTGGCGTCGGCATTCCGACCATGGTGGCCAACTACGTCACAAGCCCCAACATCTACGTGCAGGCCGAAAACGGGATGCTCGGCGTCGGCTGTGCGGCGCCCGAAGGCCAGATGGACCACGACCTCATCAACGCCGGCAGGACCTGTGTGACGGAGACTCCCGGATGCGTCTACCTGGACAGCGCCGCATCCTTCGGCATGATCCGCGGCGGCCATGTCGACGCCACCGTCATCGGAGCGTTCGAAGTAGATCAGAAGGGGAACATTGCCAACTGGATCATCCCCAATGGCAAGCAGCTTGGGGTCGGCGGAGCCATGGATCTCGTGACAGGAGCAAGAGAAGTCGTCATCGCCATGCAGCACACCAGCAAGAACGGCAAGCCCAAGCTGGTCAAAGAATGCACCCTCCCCATCACCGGCATCGGCGAGGCCGACATGGTCGTCACCGAGTACGCCGTGTTTGTCTTCGACAAGGGCCGCCTGATCCTCAAGGAAATGGCCCCCGAAATCACCCTCGACGAGCTTCGAGAAATAACCGACGCCGACTTCGACCTGTAA
- a CDS encoding aspartate aminotransferase family protein (catalyzes the formation of succinate semialdehyde and glutamate from 4-aminobutanoate and 2-oxoglutarate): MARNNYIDLKTAIPGPKGMEWYARDRAAISPSYVRPYVLVTDHAEGLEVVDVDGNTYLDFTAGVAVNSTGHRHPEVIKAIKDQADKLVHMSGTDFFYPIQIQLAEKIQEITPGPTEKMVWYGNSGAEAVEAGLKLARWHSKRPLALAFFGGFHGRTYGAVTLSGSKAKHREGFSPMLQGVVHVPYAYCYRCPIGLAPKTCSLRCIGMIEEVMERIAPPSDTAVMVVEPIQGEGGYVVPPAGYFQKLRQLTEQRGILLMVDEVQSGMGRTGKMFAIEHWDTEPDIMAIAKGVASGLPLGIMVAKKSVMDWKQGAHGSTFGGNPLSCAAALKTIELIQNGMMKNAAVQGKYIMKHLRQMQKRHPLMGDVRGMGLMIGVEFVKDAKKTKAKEESTQLVLEAFKRGLLLLPCGENSVRLCPSLSVTQDQCDVMLDVWEESLAAVEKQMNS, translated from the coding sequence ATGGCCAGGAACAACTATATCGACCTCAAGACCGCGATCCCGGGACCCAAGGGCATGGAATGGTATGCGCGTGACCGCGCCGCCATCTCGCCTTCGTACGTTCGCCCATATGTCCTCGTGACCGACCATGCTGAGGGACTGGAGGTCGTGGACGTCGACGGCAACACGTATCTGGACTTCACAGCCGGGGTCGCCGTCAACAGTACCGGTCATCGTCATCCCGAAGTCATCAAGGCCATCAAGGATCAGGCAGACAAGCTGGTGCACATGTCCGGCACGGACTTTTTCTACCCGATTCAGATTCAGCTCGCGGAGAAGATCCAGGAAATCACACCCGGCCCGACCGAAAAGATGGTCTGGTACGGCAACTCCGGAGCCGAGGCTGTCGAGGCAGGCCTGAAGCTTGCACGCTGGCACTCGAAGCGCCCGCTGGCGCTCGCGTTCTTCGGTGGATTCCACGGCCGCACCTACGGTGCTGTCACGCTGTCGGGTTCAAAGGCGAAACACCGCGAAGGATTCTCGCCCATGCTTCAGGGCGTCGTTCATGTGCCATACGCCTACTGCTACCGGTGTCCCATCGGTCTCGCGCCGAAGACATGCAGTCTCCGCTGCATCGGCATGATCGAAGAAGTCATGGAGCGCATTGCTCCCCCCTCTGATACGGCCGTCATGGTGGTCGAGCCGATCCAGGGCGAGGGCGGGTACGTCGTGCCACCGGCCGGCTACTTCCAGAAACTGCGTCAGCTCACCGAACAGCGAGGCATCCTGCTCATGGTCGATGAAGTGCAGAGCGGCATGGGCCGTACCGGCAAGATGTTCGCCATCGAGCATTGGGATACCGAGCCCGACATCATGGCCATCGCGAAGGGCGTTGCTTCGGGTCTTCCTCTGGGCATCATGGTCGCCAAGAAGAGTGTCATGGACTGGAAGCAGGGCGCCCACGGCTCGACCTTTGGAGGGAATCCGCTGAGCTGTGCTGCAGCGCTCAAGACGATCGAGCTCATCCAGAATGGGATGATGAAGAATGCGGCCGTCCAGGGCAAGTACATCATGAAGCATCTGCGCCAGATGCAGAAGCGGCACCCGCTCATGGGCGACGTGCGCGGTATGGGACTCATGATCGGCGTCGAGTTCGTGAAGGACGCCAAGAAGACCAAGGCCAAGGAAGAAAGCACTCAGCTGGTCCTCGAGGCCTTCAAACGTGGCCTGCTGCTCCTGCCCTGTGGCGAGAATTCGGTCCGCCTTTGTCCGTCGCTCAGTGTCACACAGGATCAGTGCGATGTCATGCTGGACGTCTGGGAAGAGTCTCTGGCGGCTGTCGAGAAACAGATGAACAGCTGA
- a CDS encoding methionine--tRNA ligase, which yields MDRYFLTTAIYYINDKPHLGSVSETIAADFIARYQRKLGKEVLFSTGTDEHSQKVERTALAMGQPVEQYTATAAASWKALFDRLGISYSRFIRTTDADHMKVVQEMFQKLFDQGDIYKGSYDGWYCLKDEAFLLESDLVEGKCPHCGLEVQHVSEVNYFFRLSKYQDALLAWYEQHPDFVQPQMRYNELVNVIRGGLRDVSVSRSTVKWGVPIPFDTDQTVYVWFDALINYATVAGYGTERFATDWPADLHLIGKDITRFHGIIWPAMLMALGIPLPRHIFAHGFWNFEGEKMSKSLGNVVDPAALIENLSSLIGIDEPIAVDALRYYLCREGTYGLDVDFSSQRLLLRFNTDLANDLGNLLNRTLNMFAKFRPQIEGQPLEPKAALSELFSTTLSAVSADYDSLQFSAGLEKTWMLVNVLNKMIEDDKPWVLAKAGDAAGLATHLTTLLTGLWYVANLVEPCMPTVSDRLLEAIRRPQAAWRDLAWRGPGPELPEASSTVLFPRVQPDQLDEFLAAQTARKTGSATVTAATPPPVSAPDSGLITIDDVAKVQLRVATILEGERVPETDKLLKLRVKVGSEERTIVAGIGKHYDPALLVGKQIVIIANLQPRKLKGITSQGMLLAASAGDEMALLTPMAVLPDGAEIH from the coding sequence ATGGATCGATACTTTCTGACCACGGCCATCTACTACATCAACGATAAGCCGCACCTTGGTTCGGTGTCTGAGACTATTGCGGCTGACTTCATCGCGCGGTATCAGCGGAAGCTGGGAAAAGAGGTCCTGTTCTCGACGGGGACAGATGAGCACTCGCAGAAAGTCGAGCGAACGGCACTGGCGATGGGACAACCCGTGGAACAGTACACCGCGACGGCTGCCGCATCCTGGAAAGCCCTCTTCGACAGGCTGGGCATCAGCTACTCCCGATTCATCCGGACGACTGATGCAGACCACATGAAGGTCGTGCAGGAGATGTTCCAGAAACTCTTCGACCAGGGAGACATCTACAAGGGATCGTACGACGGCTGGTACTGCCTCAAGGACGAGGCGTTCCTGCTCGAGTCAGACCTCGTGGAAGGCAAGTGCCCCCATTGCGGCCTTGAAGTGCAGCACGTCTCCGAAGTCAACTACTTTTTCCGCCTCTCCAAGTATCAGGACGCCCTGCTTGCCTGGTACGAGCAGCACCCGGACTTCGTGCAGCCCCAGATGCGCTACAACGAGCTGGTCAACGTCATCAGGGGCGGCCTGCGGGACGTCTCCGTGTCCCGGTCGACCGTGAAGTGGGGAGTCCCCATTCCCTTCGACACCGACCAGACCGTCTACGTCTGGTTTGACGCCCTGATCAACTATGCGACAGTAGCCGGCTACGGAACGGAGCGGTTTGCGACCGACTGGCCGGCCGACCTCCATCTGATCGGCAAGGACATCACACGGTTTCACGGTATCATCTGGCCGGCCATGCTGATGGCGCTCGGCATTCCACTGCCACGGCATATCTTTGCCCACGGTTTCTGGAACTTCGAGGGTGAGAAGATGTCGAAGTCGCTCGGCAATGTCGTCGACCCGGCTGCTCTCATCGAGAACCTGAGCAGCCTCATCGGGATCGACGAGCCAATAGCTGTGGACGCCCTGCGGTACTACCTGTGCAGGGAAGGAACCTACGGGCTCGACGTCGACTTCTCCAGCCAGCGCCTCCTGCTTCGCTTCAACACGGACCTCGCGAATGACTTGGGCAACCTGCTGAACAGGACGTTGAACATGTTCGCCAAGTTTCGACCCCAGATCGAAGGCCAGCCGCTGGAGCCGAAAGCCGCTCTGTCGGAGCTGTTTTCGACGACTCTTTCCGCCGTGAGCGCCGACTACGACAGCCTGCAGTTTTCTGCGGGACTCGAGAAAACATGGATGCTGGTCAACGTGCTCAACAAGATGATCGAAGACGACAAACCGTGGGTGCTGGCCAAAGCCGGTGACGCTGCTGGACTGGCAACTCATCTGACGACGCTTCTGACAGGTCTCTGGTACGTTGCAAACCTTGTGGAGCCGTGCATGCCGACCGTCTCAGACCGACTGCTGGAGGCAATCCGGAGGCCGCAGGCTGCCTGGCGTGACCTTGCATGGCGGGGACCTGGCCCAGAACTCCCCGAGGCAAGCTCGACCGTGCTGTTCCCCCGTGTCCAGCCTGACCAGCTGGACGAGTTTCTGGCAGCCCAGACTGCCCGCAAGACTGGTTCTGCAACGGTCACTGCTGCAACTCCTCCACCTGTTTCCGCCCCCGATTCCGGCCTGATCACGATCGACGACGTCGCCAAGGTGCAGCTGCGCGTCGCCACGATCCTGGAAGGCGAACGGGTGCCCGAGACCGACAAGCTGCTCAAGCTGCGCGTCAAGGTCGGCAGCGAAGAGCGTACGATTGTGGCAGGCATCGGCAAGCACTATGATCCGGCTCTGCTGGTCGGCAAACAGATCGTGATCATCGCAAACCTCCAGCCACGCAAACTCAAAGGCATAACCTCGCAGGGTATGCTCCTCGCGGCTTCGGCCGGAGACGAGATGGCTCTGCTGACCCCGATGGCGGTCCTGCCGGACGGAGCGGAGATCCATTGA
- a CDS encoding hydrolase TatD, producing MTEPSYIDTHAHVQMAEFDDDRKDVLRRCRESGVRWIVCPGVDLATSDLAGRLAQQESGVLAAIGVHPEDCADAPPDYLAQLSALFARYSEKTVAIGEIGLDFKEGTPDHMVQMRFFEEQLQLAADMRLPVIVHSRFAEAESLSVISHFAGSRGVMHCFGGTPADVEQTVGMGLCVSFTGNLTYPGAGATREALKACPLERLLLETDAPYMPPVPMRGTRNEPAFVVHTYRAVASLLDTDLLVLSQRIEQTARELFNYHEGREHAREKSIQDHAQP from the coding sequence TTGACCGAGCCCTCCTACATCGACACACACGCCCATGTCCAGATGGCCGAGTTCGACGACGACCGGAAGGATGTCCTGCGGCGATGCCGGGAGAGCGGCGTCCGCTGGATCGTCTGTCCGGGCGTCGACTTGGCCACGTCGGACCTCGCCGGGCGCCTCGCGCAACAGGAGTCCGGCGTCCTTGCGGCCATCGGAGTCCACCCCGAGGACTGTGCCGACGCACCGCCAGACTACCTGGCCCAGCTGAGCGCCTTGTTTGCCCGGTACAGCGAGAAGACAGTCGCCATCGGGGAGATTGGACTGGATTTCAAGGAGGGCACTCCCGACCACATGGTACAGATGCGTTTCTTCGAGGAGCAATTGCAGCTGGCTGCCGACATGAGGCTCCCCGTCATCGTGCACTCGCGCTTCGCCGAGGCTGAATCCTTGAGTGTCATCTCACATTTTGCCGGATCGCGCGGGGTGATGCACTGCTTTGGAGGAACACCGGCGGACGTCGAGCAAACCGTGGGTATGGGGTTGTGTGTCTCCTTCACCGGCAACCTCACCTACCCAGGGGCGGGAGCGACGCGTGAGGCTCTGAAGGCTTGCCCACTGGAGCGCCTGCTGCTCGAAACCGACGCACCGTATATGCCGCCGGTACCGATGCGAGGAACGCGGAACGAGCCTGCATTTGTTGTTCACACCTATCGCGCAGTGGCCTCACTTCTGGACACGGACCTGCTCGTTCTGAGCCAGCGCATTGAGCAGACTGCTCGAGAACTGTTCAACTACCACGAGGGGAGGGAACATGCCAGAGAAAAAAGCATTCAAGATCACGCACAACCGTAA
- a CDS encoding acetyl-CoA C-acyltransferase, with product MKSVVITSAVRTPVGNMGGVFRDTLAVELARIVLEEAIKRSGIEKSIVDEIILGQAKQSTDAPNIARVAALEGGFPEEVPAYTVHRQCSSGLQAILNAVWQIQAGYGDVIVAGGVESMSTAPYYLRNARYGYKSGNGELLDPNTESQPRSQPEEIYGTFTMGMTAENLADKYGITREEQDEFAYASHVRAVAAIDAGRFKQEIVPVSVRVGRGETALVDTDEGPRRETSLEKLAKLNPVFKAGGTVTAGNSSSRNDGAAAVVVMSEEKAAELGIRPMARFVAAGIAGVNPTIMGIGPVPATRKALERAGLSLDDIGLIELNEAFAAQSLAVVGELGFNREILNVNGGAIALGHPLGCSGTRIAVTLIHEMLRRNTRYGLATICVAGGLGVSAIFENLCV from the coding sequence ATGAAGTCAGTTGTCATCACGTCCGCAGTCAGAACGCCGGTGGGCAACATGGGCGGGGTTTTCAGGGACACGCTGGCCGTCGAGTTGGCAAGAATTGTCCTGGAGGAGGCCATCAAGCGGTCAGGCATCGAGAAGTCGATCGTGGATGAGATCATCCTCGGGCAGGCAAAACAGAGCACCGATGCGCCCAACATTGCCAGAGTCGCCGCTCTCGAAGGCGGGTTTCCCGAAGAAGTCCCTGCCTATACGGTCCACAGGCAGTGTTCGTCGGGTCTGCAGGCCATCCTGAATGCCGTGTGGCAGATCCAGGCGGGGTATGGCGACGTGATCGTGGCTGGTGGCGTCGAGAGCATGAGCACGGCTCCCTACTACCTTCGCAACGCGCGCTACGGCTACAAGTCCGGGAACGGTGAGCTGCTCGATCCGAACACCGAGAGCCAGCCCAGGTCCCAGCCTGAAGAAATCTATGGCACCTTCACCATGGGCATGACGGCCGAGAATCTGGCGGACAAGTACGGGATCACCAGGGAAGAACAGGATGAATTTGCCTATGCCAGCCATGTCAGGGCCGTCGCGGCCATTGACGCCGGCCGGTTCAAGCAGGAGATCGTCCCTGTCAGCGTGCGCGTCGGGAGAGGCGAGACGGCGCTCGTCGACACCGATGAGGGCCCCAGAAGAGAGACAAGCCTTGAGAAGCTGGCAAAGCTCAACCCCGTGTTCAAGGCGGGAGGGACGGTGACGGCCGGCAACAGTTCCAGCAGAAACGACGGCGCTGCTGCTGTCGTGGTGATGTCGGAAGAGAAGGCTGCTGAGCTGGGCATCAGGCCCATGGCGAGATTTGTGGCGGCAGGCATCGCCGGCGTCAACCCCACCATCATGGGCATCGGCCCTGTACCCGCTACCCGAAAGGCCCTCGAGAGGGCTGGACTGTCGCTGGACGACATCGGCCTCATCGAGCTCAACGAAGCGTTCGCGGCGCAGAGTCTTGCTGTCGTGGGGGAGCTGGGCTTCAACCGGGAGATCCTCAACGTCAACGGTGGGGCCATTGCGCTGGGGCACCCGCTCGGCTGTTCCGGGACCCGGATAGCAGTGACACTGATCCACGAGATGCTGCGGAGAAACACCAGGTACGGGCTTGCGACCATCTGCGTTGCGGGTGGCCTCGGCGTGTCGGCGATCTTCGAGAATCTGTGCGTGTAA
- the ablA gene encoding lysine 2,3-aminomutase yields the protein MVCIHEVAGSNPAISTIERRRCSVSGHKYTDVPLWKNVLQQDWDDWRWQVANRIQTVETLSQVIHLTDEQKTGVINALSRFRMAITPYYAMLIDQSSPDDPIFKQCVPSALELQSAPSDLDDPLYEEVDSPVHGLTHRYPDRVLFLITDQCGMYCRHCTRRRLAGMTDGRRSRSEVDAAIGYIREHEEVRDVLLSGGDALLVDDEFLEYVISEVRKIQHVEVIRIGTRAPVVLPQRITPELCAMLRKYHPLWLNTQFDHPNEVTPESSRAIAMLVDAGIPVGNQSVLLKGINDCPYVMKELIQKLVAIRVRPYYIYQCDLTSGISHFRTSVYKGIEIMEFLRGHTSGFAVPQFVVDAPHGGGKIPVSPNYILSMSPDRIVLRNYEGVIVSYPEPEDTRSHCPEPCLICDLQKRKVPPEGIAKIFTQDAYDLTPPGTLREKRREHYSKE from the coding sequence ATGGTTTGCATCCATGAGGTCGCGGGTTCAAATCCCGCCATCTCCACCATCGAAAGGAGGAGGTGTTCCGTGTCGGGTCACAAGTACACTGACGTTCCCCTTTGGAAGAACGTGTTGCAGCAGGACTGGGATGATTGGCGCTGGCAGGTTGCCAACCGCATCCAGACAGTCGAAACACTATCCCAGGTCATCCATCTCACTGATGAGCAGAAGACCGGTGTTATCAATGCACTCTCCAGGTTCCGCATGGCTATCACACCGTATTACGCCATGCTCATCGACCAGAGCAGTCCGGATGATCCCATCTTCAAACAATGTGTTCCGAGCGCGCTCGAACTGCAGTCTGCGCCGAGCGATCTGGACGATCCCCTCTACGAGGAGGTCGATTCTCCCGTCCACGGCCTGACGCATCGTTACCCCGATCGCGTGCTCTTCCTCATTACGGACCAGTGTGGCATGTATTGCCGTCACTGCACGCGCAGGCGTCTCGCAGGCATGACTGACGGACGACGCTCCAGGAGCGAGGTCGACGCGGCAATCGGCTACATTCGTGAGCACGAGGAGGTGCGCGACGTCCTCCTGTCCGGCGGTGACGCCCTGCTCGTCGACGACGAGTTCCTTGAGTACGTCATCAGTGAGGTCCGCAAGATTCAGCACGTCGAGGTGATCCGCATCGGCACGCGTGCGCCCGTGGTTCTCCCTCAGCGCATCACGCCCGAACTCTGCGCCATGCTGCGCAAGTATCATCCCTTGTGGCTCAATACGCAGTTCGACCACCCCAACGAGGTGACGCCTGAATCGTCAAGGGCTATCGCGATGCTGGTCGACGCAGGGATCCCCGTTGGCAACCAGTCCGTCCTCCTCAAGGGGATCAACGATTGTCCCTATGTCATGAAAGAGCTCATTCAGAAACTCGTGGCTATCCGTGTCAGACCCTACTACATCTACCAGTGCGATCTGACCAGCGGTATCAGTCATTTCCGCACCTCTGTCTACAAGGGCATCGAGATCATGGAGTTCCTGCGCGGTCACACGAGCGGCTTTGCTGTGCCACAGTTCGTCGTCGACGCGCCGCACGGCGGCGGCAAGATCCCGGTCAGTCCCAATTACATTCTCTCCATGTCTCCAGACCGCATCGTGCTGCGAAACTACGAAGGCGTCATCGTGTCGTACCCCGAGCCCGAAGACACCAGGAGCCATTGTCCGGAGCCATGTCTCATCTGTGACCTACAAAAGCGCAAGGTGCCGCCCGAGGGCATCGCCAAGATCTTCACGCAAGACGCCTACGACCTGACACCGCCAGGCACGTTGCGCGAAAAGCGTCGTGAGCATTATTCAAAGGAGTGA
- a CDS encoding aspartate aminotransferase family protein, translated as MKSSAEFKQLYTAKTPASRTLSERAQQTLPAGVVANVKYFAPYPLFMQRAGGSHLWDVDGNEYIDYCLAFGPLILGHGHPAVVSAVAASFATWGTTIFGTPNELEIIYAEKLMSMLPVTGKVRLTNSGSEATYLALQLGRAATGKPAIARFEGHYHGWHYEGVLSNSPRAADYGDPDRPTSVSGSRGTPASILENTLVLPFNDLDACRTLLTANRDRVGTVIVEPSPRAFYQTDPGFLAGLRALTRELGMVLIFDEVMSGFRSGPRGAAGIVGVEPDLMVLGKIIGGGFPVGAVAGREDLLDLTSPLSIGGSVFHSGTFNGAVQVLAAGLATLDILSDESQMRPFYEATEEFKAGIRHLLTARHIPGHVAGLGANFGVIMSETPIRNYRDLARENGALREAFDFACLTEGIYVHPHKPFYTSLAHSAQDYEVTLQKLDQIFAAIGH; from the coding sequence ATGAAGTCTTCTGCTGAGTTCAAACAGCTCTATACAGCGAAGACACCGGCATCCCGAACACTGAGCGAGCGCGCCCAGCAGACTCTCCCGGCCGGCGTCGTCGCCAACGTCAAGTACTTCGCCCCCTACCCCCTGTTCATGCAGCGGGCAGGGGGTTCGCACTTGTGGGATGTCGATGGGAACGAGTACATCGACTACTGTCTCGCGTTTGGGCCGCTCATCCTCGGCCATGGGCATCCAGCTGTCGTCAGTGCCGTGGCAGCATCATTTGCAACATGGGGTACGACGATTTTTGGGACGCCCAACGAACTCGAGATCATCTACGCCGAGAAACTGATGTCCATGCTGCCGGTCACCGGCAAGGTACGTCTCACCAACAGTGGTTCCGAGGCGACGTACCTGGCTCTGCAGCTGGGCCGCGCGGCGACCGGCAAGCCGGCTATCGCGCGTTTCGAAGGACACTACCACGGGTGGCATTATGAGGGGGTGCTCAGCAACAGCCCACGGGCCGCAGACTACGGAGATCCAGACCGCCCAACGTCCGTGTCCGGGTCCCGCGGGACTCCTGCGTCCATCCTCGAGAACACGCTGGTGCTTCCATTCAATGACCTCGACGCGTGCAGGACACTGCTCACGGCCAATCGTGACCGCGTCGGCACCGTCATCGTCGAGCCGTCGCCTCGTGCGTTCTACCAGACAGACCCTGGGTTTCTGGCTGGGCTTCGTGCCTTGACCAGGGAGCTTGGCATGGTCCTCATTTTCGACGAGGTCATGTCCGGGTTTCGCTCTGGCCCCAGGGGAGCGGCCGGCATTGTTGGCGTCGAGCCCGACCTCATGGTCCTGGGCAAGATCATCGGGGGCGGCTTCCCCGTGGGAGCCGTGGCGGGACGGGAGGACCTTCTGGACCTGACGTCGCCCTTGTCGATTGGCGGAAGCGTCTTCCACTCCGGGACGTTCAACGGGGCAGTCCAGGTTCTTGCTGCGGGACTTGCCACGCTGGACATCCTGTCAGATGAGTCCCAGATGCGGCCATTCTATGAGGCGACCGAGGAGTTCAAGGCCGGCATCCGCCATCTGCTGACAGCCCGTCACATCCCCGGGCACGTGGCCGGCCTCGGTGCCAATTTCGGCGTCATCATGAGCGAGACGCCGATTCGCAACTACCGGGACCTGGCTCGCGAGAACGGAGCGCTGCGCGAGGCCTTCGACTTCGCGTGCCTGACCGAGGGCATCTATGTCCATCCGCACAAGCCGTTCTACACGTCGCTGGCGCACTCGGCCCAGGACTACGAGGTGACACTGCAGAAGCTCGACCAGATCTTCGCGGCGATCGGACACTGA